From the genome of Erythrobacter litoralis, one region includes:
- a CDS encoding TonB-dependent receptor, translating to MISHTSRIAPSHIALAAALGLAVTATPAIAEGNADEAAEDAAQPTGGAAQVEDDLHNRQSEDNIIVSASGLRELDVLAGTNVLEAPEIQREAVTGQIGELLTKIPGVSATSFAPGASRPVLRGQQGERVRVLVDGVGTADVSNTSVDHATTIEPITVERIEVLRGPAVLLYGSQAIGGAVNVIDKRIPTRMPEEDFHLDAFAGVDSASNLLTGAASLDVGFTDNLVFHVDGSWRDTGNVDIGGFQIAPELRQELLEEAAEKEADGEPAEAEEFRETAAQRGFIPNSDMRSWTVNAGLGLILGESTFGASLGYYDTNYGVIKRPGLKKEEEEEGGEGEAEEENVRIDLEQFRADFKGDIYLGDGAFERLKLRVGYSDYTHTEFEGPGEVGTVFDSTSVEARAELVQNAEGMLRGATGIQYLHRDFSAVGAEAYVPPNLTDQVAIFTLQEFGTGPIQIEAAGRAEFTDVEAQTLGIARNYDTFSGALGVVYEGIEGIRIGLNGSRAERAPSAEELFSDGPHIATQAFEIGDPDLDTESALGLEAYARGSIGAGTFNLTVFKQWFDNYIFLEDAGFEEDGLPAFQYLQRDADFFGIEADFSYPVIDTGSFRLLTDLRGSYIEADLADGTAVPRIPPLSLLGALEAQTGAFDVRGEVQWFDDQDNVTTFETPTDGFTLVNAMVAWRPLADNRNVTVLVAADNIFDVNGRRHASFTKDFVPLIGRNFRASVRLSF from the coding sequence ATGATCTCTCACACCTCGCGCATCGCGCCCTCCCATATCGCCCTTGCCGCCGCGCTCGGCTTGGCCGTCACGGCGACCCCTGCCATTGCCGAAGGCAATGCCGACGAAGCGGCCGAGGACGCAGCCCAGCCCACCGGTGGCGCGGCGCAGGTCGAGGACGATCTCCATAACCGCCAGAGCGAAGACAACATCATCGTCAGCGCCTCGGGCCTTCGTGAACTCGACGTGCTGGCCGGCACCAACGTGCTCGAAGCGCCCGAAATTCAGCGCGAGGCGGTGACCGGCCAGATCGGCGAACTGCTGACCAAAATCCCTGGTGTCTCGGCGACCAGTTTCGCCCCCGGCGCCTCGCGGCCCGTCCTGCGCGGCCAGCAGGGCGAGCGCGTGCGCGTGCTGGTCGATGGGGTCGGCACAGCGGACGTCTCGAACACCTCGGTCGACCATGCCACCACCATCGAACCTATCACGGTCGAGCGGATCGAAGTACTCCGCGGTCCGGCGGTCCTGCTCTACGGCAGCCAAGCGATCGGCGGCGCGGTCAACGTGATCGACAAGCGTATTCCGACCCGCATGCCCGAGGAAGATTTCCACCTCGATGCCTTCGCTGGGGTCGATAGCGCAAGCAACCTTCTCACCGGCGCGGCCTCGCTGGATGTCGGCTTCACCGACAATCTCGTGTTCCACGTCGACGGTTCGTGGCGCGATACCGGGAACGTGGACATCGGCGGTTTCCAGATCGCGCCCGAACTGCGCCAGGAACTACTCGAGGAAGCGGCCGAAAAGGAGGCCGACGGCGAGCCTGCGGAAGCCGAGGAGTTTCGCGAAACGGCCGCCCAGCGCGGTTTCATTCCGAACAGCGATATGCGCAGCTGGACCGTCAATGCTGGCCTCGGCCTGATCTTGGGCGAAAGCACCTTCGGCGCCTCGCTCGGCTATTACGACACCAACTATGGTGTTATCAAACGGCCCGGCCTCAAAAAGGAAGAGGAGGAAGAAGGCGGCGAAGGCGAAGCGGAGGAGGAGAACGTCCGCATCGACCTCGAGCAGTTCCGCGCCGACTTCAAGGGTGACATCTATTTGGGCGACGGCGCGTTCGAGCGGCTCAAGCTGAGGGTCGGTTATTCCGACTACACCCACACCGAATTCGAAGGCCCCGGCGAAGTCGGCACGGTGTTCGACAGCACAAGCGTGGAAGCCCGCGCCGAACTGGTGCAGAATGCCGAAGGCATGCTGCGCGGCGCGACCGGGATCCAGTATCTCCACCGCGATTTCAGCGCCGTGGGTGCGGAAGCCTACGTTCCGCCTAACCTGACCGACCAGGTGGCGATCTTCACGCTCCAGGAATTCGGTACCGGACCGATCCAGATTGAAGCTGCCGGCCGCGCCGAGTTCACCGACGTCGAGGCCCAGACCCTCGGTATCGCGCGCAACTATGATACCTTCTCGGGCGCACTCGGCGTGGTCTATGAAGGGATCGAGGGCATTCGCATCGGTCTCAACGGCTCGCGCGCCGAACGCGCGCCGAGTGCGGAGGAGCTGTTCTCAGACGGCCCGCATATCGCAACCCAGGCCTTCGAAATCGGCGATCCCGACCTCGACACCGAAAGCGCCCTCGGACTCGAGGCCTATGCCCGCGGCAGCATCGGTGCCGGAACGTTTAACCTGACTGTCTTCAAGCAGTGGTTCGACAACTACATTTTTCTCGAGGACGCCGGGTTTGAGGAAGACGGTCTGCCAGCCTTCCAATATCTACAGCGGGATGCCGACTTCTTCGGGATCGAGGCGGACTTTTCCTATCCGGTCATCGACACCGGCAGCTTCCGCCTACTGACCGACCTGCGCGGCTCCTATATCGAGGCGGATCTCGCCGATGGCACCGCCGTTCCGCGTATCCCGCCGCTCAGTCTGCTAGGCGCACTGGAAGCGCAGACCGGCGCCTTCGACGTGCGCGGCGAAGTGCAGTGGTTTGACGATCAGGACAACGTGACCACTTTCGAAACCCCCACCGATGGCTTCACCCTCGTCAATGCGATGGTGGCGTGGCGTCCGCTGGCAGATAATCGCAACGTTACCGTACTGGTGGCAGCGGACAACATCTTCGACGTCAACGGCCGCCGCCATGCGAGCTTCACAAAGGACTTCGTGCCGCTGATCGGGCGCAATTTCCGTGCAAGCGTGCGACTGTCCTTCTAA
- a CDS encoding saccharopine dehydrogenase family protein: MAETDFDIIVYGATGYTGRLVAEYLSNHYGEREDGPNWAMAGRSLDKLEAVRDEIGAPADTPLVVADADDPASLKAMCERTKVVLTTVGPYQLYGDNLLAACVETGTDYADLCGEPAWMAEKIEQHHAKAKETGARICFSSGFDSIPFDLGVMMAQEAAKARFGAPAPRIRGRVRSMQGTFSGGTAASLGATMQAAMRKPAIISLLRDPFALTPGFEGPDQPSGMVPRHEEDLGKWAAPFVMAPINTKNVHRTNFLLGHPYGEDFKYDEMVLTSPGEAGRKMAEAAQEMMKNPFGSKPPKPGEGPTREERENGFYDVLFVAEMPGGETLHYAVKGKYDPGYGSTSRMLSETGMALLDCKADGGIGTPGSFLGKALVDRLQEHAEISFAAED; this comes from the coding sequence ATGGCTGAAACCGACTTTGACATCATCGTCTATGGAGCGACCGGCTATACCGGCCGTCTCGTGGCGGAATATCTGAGCAATCACTATGGCGAGCGCGAAGATGGTCCGAATTGGGCGATGGCAGGTCGCAGCCTCGACAAGCTCGAGGCCGTGCGCGACGAAATCGGTGCACCCGCCGATACCCCGCTGGTGGTGGCCGATGCCGACGATCCCGCTTCATTGAAAGCGATGTGCGAGCGCACGAAGGTCGTGCTGACCACGGTCGGGCCTTACCAACTGTATGGCGACAACCTGCTCGCCGCCTGTGTGGAGACCGGAACCGATTATGCCGACCTGTGCGGCGAACCGGCGTGGATGGCCGAAAAGATCGAACAGCACCACGCGAAGGCGAAAGAGACCGGCGCACGAATCTGTTTTTCGTCCGGTTTCGATTCGATCCCCTTCGACCTTGGCGTGATGATGGCGCAGGAAGCTGCGAAGGCGCGCTTCGGCGCTCCCGCCCCGCGCATCCGGGGCCGGGTGCGCTCGATGCAGGGGACGTTCTCGGGCGGCACTGCGGCGAGCCTTGGCGCGACAATGCAGGCCGCGATGCGCAAGCCGGCGATCATCTCGCTGCTGCGCGATCCCTTTGCCCTCACCCCCGGCTTTGAGGGGCCGGACCAGCCTTCGGGCATGGTCCCGCGGCACGAGGAGGACCTCGGCAAATGGGCCGCGCCCTTCGTCATGGCGCCGATCAACACCAAGAACGTGCACCGCACCAATTTCCTGCTCGGCCACCCCTATGGCGAGGATTTCAAATATGACGAGATGGTGCTCACCAGCCCCGGCGAAGCGGGCCGCAAGATGGCCGAGGCAGCGCAGGAGATGATGAAGAACCCGTTCGGTTCGAAACCGCCCAAGCCGGGCGAAGGTCCGACAAGGGAAGAGCGCGAGAACGGGTTCTACGACGTGCTGTTCGTCGCTGAGATGCCGGGCGGCGAGACGCTGCATTACGCGGTCAAGGGCAAGTATGACCCGGGCTACGGTTCGACCAGCCGGATGCTGTCCGAAACCGGCATGGCGCTGCTCGACTGCAAGGCGGATGGCGGGATCGGGACGCCCGGCTCCTTCCTCGGCAAGGCGCTGGTCGACCGGCTCCAGGAACATGCCGAGATCAGTTTCGCGGCGGAGGACTGA
- a CDS encoding PilZ domain-containing protein, whose protein sequence is MLIDGTLEGAEGTLAVRVRDISEGGALIETTDTPKTGDKVRLSCRGHDLAGKVLWQRGAWAGIRFERPLQNATWNEFAAMGLRVGAPRNYRPDLIPEDEEPIEVSRRTIRIRRTASGR, encoded by the coding sequence GTGCTCATCGACGGCACGCTTGAAGGGGCCGAGGGCACGCTCGCCGTGCGCGTCAGGGACATCTCGGAGGGCGGAGCGCTGATAGAGACGACCGACACCCCGAAGACGGGAGACAAGGTGCGTCTGTCGTGCCGCGGCCATGATCTCGCAGGCAAGGTTCTCTGGCAGAGGGGCGCTTGGGCCGGCATCCGCTTCGAACGGCCGCTCCAGAATGCAACATGGAATGAATTCGCGGCCATGGGTCTGCGGGTCGGAGCGCCGCGCAACTACCGGCCCGATCTGATTCCGGAGGATGAGGAACCAATCGAGGTGAGCCGACGCACAATCCGGATTCGTCGGACGGCTTCGGGCCGCTAG
- the dcd gene encoding dCTP deaminase encodes MAILSDKWIREQALENGMIEPFVEAQRREGCISYGLSSYGYDARVAPEFKIFTNVDSAIVDPKQFDANSFVDRETDVCVIPPNSFALARTVEYFRVPEDVLVICLGKSTYARCGIIVNVTPLEPGWEGHVTLEFSNTTPLPARIYANEGACQFLFLKGNERCETSYKDRAGKYMGQRGVTLPRL; translated from the coding sequence ATGGCGATTCTTTCCGACAAGTGGATCCGCGAGCAGGCGCTCGAAAATGGCATGATCGAGCCTTTCGTCGAGGCGCAGCGGCGCGAAGGCTGCATCTCCTACGGCCTGTCCTCCTACGGCTATGACGCGCGCGTCGCGCCCGAGTTCAAGATCTTCACCAATGTCGACAGCGCGATCGTCGATCCGAAACAGTTCGATGCAAACAGCTTCGTCGACCGCGAGACCGACGTCTGCGTGATCCCGCCCAATTCCTTCGCGCTTGCCCGCACGGTCGAATATTTCCGCGTGCCCGAGGACGTGCTGGTCATCTGCCTTGGCAAGAGCACCTATGCGCGCTGCGGGATCATCGTGAACGTCACCCCGCTGGAGCCGGGCTGGGAGGGGCACGTGACGCTGGAATTCTCTAACACCACCCCGCTGCCCGCGCGCATCTATGCCAATGAAGGCGCGTGCCAGTTCCTGTTCCTGAAAGGCAACGAACGCTGCGAGACGAGCTACAAGGACCGCGCGGGCAAATACATGGGCCAGCGCGGTGTGACGCTGCCGCGTCTTTAG
- a CDS encoding alpha/beta fold hydrolase, giving the protein MPAITTPNTQIELFYEDHGDPAHPPILLVMGLGAQLTLWPDEFVEALVQRGFRVIRFDNRDIGLSQKMAGERPPKVVWQVLWTKLGFPPRVPYTLTDMADDAAGLLDALAIDHAHVVGASMGGMIAQLMAVHHPERLLSLTSIFSTTGNPKLPQAEKHAMEALTAPLKSLEEEAVVAHGMRVQRAIGSPAYRPSDEKLRERVLKTVRRSVYPDGLPRQLAAIIEDGDRRGRLGAVTAPTLVLHGEDDPLVKVEAGEDTAMAIPGARLVTIPGWGHDLPLELTDRLAQEIAAHAKAA; this is encoded by the coding sequence ATGCCCGCGATCACCACGCCCAATACGCAAATCGAGCTTTTCTACGAGGATCACGGCGACCCCGCGCATCCGCCGATCCTGCTGGTGATGGGACTTGGTGCGCAGCTGACCTTGTGGCCGGACGAATTCGTCGAGGCGCTGGTGCAACGCGGTTTTCGCGTCATCCGTTTCGACAATCGCGATATCGGGCTTTCACAGAAGATGGCGGGCGAGCGGCCGCCCAAGGTGGTGTGGCAGGTGCTGTGGACGAAGCTCGGCTTTCCCCCGCGCGTGCCCTACACGCTCACCGACATGGCCGACGACGCGGCCGGGCTGCTCGATGCGCTGGCGATCGATCACGCGCATGTCGTGGGCGCCTCGATGGGCGGGATGATCGCGCAGCTGATGGCGGTGCACCATCCCGAACGCCTGCTTTCGCTCACGTCGATCTTCTCGACCACGGGCAATCCGAAACTGCCCCAGGCGGAAAAACACGCGATGGAGGCGCTCACCGCGCCGCTGAAGTCGCTCGAGGAGGAGGCGGTCGTCGCCCACGGCATGCGGGTCCAGCGCGCGATCGGCAGTCCGGCCTATCGGCCGAGCGATGAAAAACTGCGCGAACGGGTGCTGAAAACGGTCCGTCGCAGCGTCTATCCCGACGGCCTGCCACGCCAGCTCGCGGCGATCATCGAGGATGGCGACCGGCGCGGGCGACTCGGCGCGGTCACCGCGCCGACGCTGGTGCTGCACGGCGAGGACGATCCGCTGGTCAAGGTCGAGGCGGGGGAGGATACCGCCATGGCGATCCCGGGCGCACGGCTGGTCACGATCCCCGGCTGGGGGCACGATCTGCCTCTCGAACTGACGGACCGGCTTGCGCAAGAGATCGCCGCTCACGCGAAGGCCGCCTGA
- a CDS encoding TraB/GumN family protein gives MRKYCLSFVLAALAAPLAAQDTASPSENSILVTAQRSGAPMWTIDTDTGAIILVGEIRAVPEATPWRPDRLEEAVGESQRVILRSRPKFSPGDFFRVMFRAGRFLKLPDKTVAGDYLDAEQRARLAALEAKYDKDYDRSSFLITAFNLLARQLDFDDDTLDDATEVVEESAEDADVEIIRPPRFRGEDLLDSLSEADPRTQIPCLEAAMTAAEAGPEIIEARGNAWRRFDIPGVMQNPLEVALGSCWPWADPQLGEEIRGIWVESITQAMGEDGVSVAVVPLRVLAEPEGVLDMLEGEGAIIMGPDWRSE, from the coding sequence ATGCGCAAGTATTGCCTGTCTTTCGTGCTCGCGGCTCTTGCCGCCCCCCTCGCCGCGCAGGACACCGCGTCGCCGTCCGAAAACTCCATCCTCGTCACCGCGCAGCGTTCCGGCGCGCCGATGTGGACGATCGACACGGACACCGGCGCGATCATCCTCGTCGGAGAGATTCGCGCCGTGCCCGAGGCGACGCCGTGGCGGCCCGACCGGCTCGAGGAGGCGGTGGGGGAATCGCAAAGGGTCATCCTGCGCTCGCGGCCCAAATTCTCGCCGGGCGATTTCTTCCGCGTGATGTTTCGCGCCGGGCGCTTTCTCAAGCTGCCTGACAAGACGGTGGCGGGCGACTACCTCGACGCCGAGCAGCGCGCCCGGCTCGCCGCGCTCGAGGCGAAATACGACAAGGACTACGACCGCTCCTCCTTCCTCATCACCGCGTTCAACCTGCTCGCCCGCCAGCTCGATTTCGACGACGACACATTGGACGATGCGACCGAGGTGGTCGAGGAATCCGCCGAGGATGCGGACGTCGAAATCATCCGCCCGCCGCGGTTTCGGGGTGAGGATCTGCTCGACAGCCTGTCCGAAGCCGACCCGCGCACGCAGATCCCCTGCCTCGAAGCGGCCATGACCGCCGCCGAGGCGGGGCCGGAGATCATCGAGGCGCGGGGCAATGCGTGGCGGCGGTTCGACATTCCCGGCGTGATGCAGAACCCCCTCGAGGTCGCGCTCGGATCATGCTGGCCCTGGGCCGATCCGCAACTGGGCGAGGAAATCCGCGGTATCTGGGTCGAATCGATCACCCAGGCAATGGGCGAGGACGGAGTAAGCGTCGCAGTCGTCCCCCTGCGCGTGCTGGCCGAGCCGGAGGGCGTGCTCGACATGCTCGAAGGGGAAGGCGCGATCATCATGGGGCCGGACTGGCGGAGCGAGTGA
- the nadB gene encoding L-aspartate oxidase encodes MNEAKAAGGRSDVTEHDIPPHDVIVIGSGAAGLTAALELAETKRVLVLAKGSLTGGSTAWAQGGIAAVLDAGDTFENHVRDTMVAGAGLNDREAVEFVIERAPGSIDRLCELGVPFNRDADALHLTREGGHSHRRIVHVDDATGWAVQDALLTAAQANDNITLLPGRTCIDFITDRHREHYSGAGHVWGVYALNEDTGRVERHVARATVLASGGAGRCYLFSTAPRGATGDGIAMAWRAGARVSNMEMMQFHPTCLYNLDVKNFLITEAVRGEGGRLINPRTGKRFMTYYDPERMELAPRDVVARAIDAEIKRFGLDYVHLDISHEAPDFVRSHFPTIHEKLLGLGIDMTKEPIPVVPAQHYTCGGVVVDLYARTDLPGLWAAGECTESGLHGANRLASNSLLECFVFGEAAASDILTMWDELDEPPAILPWDESRVTDSDEEVVIKQNWTEIRRFMWNYVGIVRTTKRLERAAHRIELLKREVEDYYGSFRVTTDLIELRNLLQAAELIVKSALHRKESRGLHYTLDYLETAEEPRDTVLVP; translated from the coding sequence ATGAACGAAGCGAAAGCAGCCGGCGGCCGATCGGATGTCACGGAACACGACATTCCGCCCCACGACGTGATCGTGATCGGGTCGGGCGCGGCCGGACTGACCGCCGCTCTCGAACTGGCCGAGACGAAGCGGGTGCTCGTGCTCGCCAAGGGATCGCTCACTGGCGGGTCGACCGCCTGGGCGCAGGGCGGGATCGCAGCCGTTCTCGATGCGGGCGACACGTTCGAAAACCACGTGCGCGACACGATGGTGGCGGGCGCGGGATTGAACGACCGCGAGGCGGTGGAATTCGTGATCGAGCGTGCGCCCGGCAGCATCGACCGGCTGTGCGAACTCGGCGTCCCCTTCAACCGCGACGCCGATGCGCTCCATCTGACCCGCGAGGGCGGCCATTCGCATCGCCGGATCGTCCATGTCGACGATGCGACCGGCTGGGCGGTGCAGGACGCGCTGCTGACGGCGGCGCAGGCGAACGACAACATCACGCTCCTGCCTGGGCGCACCTGCATCGATTTCATCACCGATCGCCACCGCGAACATTATTCCGGCGCGGGTCATGTCTGGGGCGTCTATGCGCTGAACGAGGACACGGGCCGGGTCGAACGCCACGTCGCGCGGGCCACCGTGCTCGCGAGCGGCGGGGCGGGGCGCTGCTACCTCTTTTCCACCGCCCCGCGCGGCGCGACCGGCGATGGCATAGCGATGGCGTGGCGGGCGGGGGCGCGCGTCTCCAACATGGAGATGATGCAGTTCCACCCGACCTGCCTCTACAATCTCGACGTCAAGAACTTCCTCATCACCGAGGCCGTGCGCGGCGAAGGCGGGCGGCTGATCAATCCGCGCACCGGCAAGCGATTCATGACCTATTACGACCCCGAGCGCATGGAGCTCGCACCGCGCGACGTGGTGGCGCGCGCGATCGATGCCGAGATCAAGCGCTTCGGCCTCGACTATGTCCATCTCGACATCAGCCACGAGGCCCCGGATTTCGTCCGCAGCCACTTCCCGACCATCCACGAAAAGCTCCTTGGCCTCGGCATCGACATGACGAAAGAGCCGATTCCCGTCGTGCCCGCGCAGCATTACACCTGCGGCGGGGTGGTGGTGGACCTCTATGCCCGCACCGACCTGCCGGGCCTTTGGGCGGCGGGCGAATGCACCGAAAGCGGGCTGCACGGCGCGAACCGGCTCGCGTCCAATTCCCTCCTCGAATGCTTCGTCTTCGGCGAGGCGGCGGCCAGCGACATCCTCACCATGTGGGACGAACTCGACGAACCGCCTGCAATCCTGCCGTGGGATGAAAGCCGCGTGACCGATTCCGACGAAGAGGTCGTCATCAAGCAGAACTGGACCGAGATCCGCCGCTTCATGTGGAACTATGTCGGCATCGTGCGGACGACCAAGCGCCTCGAACGCGCCGCGCACCGGATCGAACTGCTGAAGCGCGAGGTCGAGGATTATTACGGAAGCTTCCGCGTCACGACCGACCTTATTGAACTGCGCAACCTGCTGCAGGCGGCGGAACTGATCGTGAAAAGCGCGCTCCACCGCAAGGAGAGCCGGGGGCTGCATTACACGCTGGATTACCTGGAGACGGCGGAGGAGCCGCGGGACACGGTGCTGGTACCGTGA
- a CDS encoding ABC transporter ATP-binding protein: MPSEPAIRIENLAKRYAPPGGIKGAKSAEESEGKLALAGVSFDVPEGSIFGLLGPNGAGKSTLINILAGLVNKTSGQAEIWGFDIDEHRRNASRAIGIVPQEIVFDPFFTPFEVLENQGGFYGIPKARRRSMELLEAVRLADKRNAYARTLSGGMKRRLLVAKAMVHSPPILVLDEPTAGVDVELRRQLWELVTELNREGVTVVLTTHYLEEAEELCDRIAIINNGQLIANKPTRELVEMAREKVVAVTVTGELSQAPSHEAFARAELTGGHSVEITYDKDRLSAGQVLAILQEQGLRIEDVTTREADLEDVFVQLTGTGV, encoded by the coding sequence ATGCCCTCAGAGCCCGCCATCCGCATCGAGAACCTCGCCAAGCGCTATGCTCCGCCGGGGGGCATCAAGGGCGCCAAGAGCGCGGAGGAATCCGAGGGCAAGCTCGCTCTCGCCGGGGTCAGCTTCGATGTGCCCGAAGGCTCGATCTTCGGGCTGCTGGGGCCGAACGGGGCGGGCAAGTCGACGCTCATCAACATCCTTGCAGGGCTGGTCAACAAGACCTCCGGCCAAGCCGAGATCTGGGGCTTCGACATCGACGAGCATCGCCGCAATGCGAGCCGCGCGATCGGGATCGTGCCGCAGGAAATCGTCTTCGACCCGTTCTTCACGCCGTTCGAGGTGCTGGAAAACCAGGGCGGCTTCTACGGCATCCCCAAGGCCCGGCGGCGCAGCATGGAACTGCTCGAGGCGGTGCGCCTCGCGGACAAGCGCAATGCCTATGCCCGCACTTTGTCGGGCGGCATGAAAAGACGGCTGCTGGTGGCGAAGGCGATGGTGCATTCCCCGCCGATCCTCGTCCTCGACGAACCGACTGCGGGGGTCGACGTCGAACTGAGGCGGCAATTGTGGGAACTTGTCACCGAACTCAATCGCGAGGGCGTGACCGTGGTGCTGACCACGCATTACCTCGAGGAGGCCGAGGAATTGTGCGACCGCATCGCGATCATCAATAACGGCCAGCTGATCGCAAACAAGCCGACCCGCGAACTGGTCGAAATGGCGCGCGAGAAGGTCGTCGCGGTCACCGTCACGGGCGAGTTGTCGCAGGCCCCCTCGCACGAGGCATTCGCCCGCGCCGAACTGACCGGTGGCCACTCGGTCGAGATCACCTATGACAAGGACCGCCTGAGCGCGGGCCAGGTTCTCGCCATCCTGCAGGAACAGGGATTGCGCATCGAGGACGTGACGACACGCGAGGCGGATCTTGAGGATGTCTTCGTCCAGCTGACCGGGACGGGCGTCTGA
- a CDS encoding zinc-finger domain-containing protein: MNTPPPEVLLVDTRRVSCDGSSGIRGGAGYRPAALGHPRIYLEIDEHGYVDCGYCDRRFVLKGGPADGVDQASLPDINEGADPGHR; encoded by the coding sequence ATGAACACCCCCCCTCCCGAAGTCCTGCTGGTCGATACGCGCCGCGTGAGCTGCGACGGGTCGAGCGGCATTCGCGGCGGCGCCGGATACCGTCCCGCCGCGCTCGGCCATCCGCGCATCTATCTCGAGATCGACGAGCATGGCTATGTCGATTGCGGCTATTGCGATCGCCGTTTCGTGCTGAAGGGCGGGCCGGCCGACGGAGTCGACCAGGCAAGCCTGCCCGACATCAACGAAGGCGCCGATCCGGGCCACCGCTGA
- a CDS encoding DUF4402 domain-containing protein, with protein MTRIFTRGRLALATSCAVLAAMIGGPAYAQDSTGSSDARTLVVTPLSFVKDTDLDFGQIIASGTAGTVTMDVDGNMTTTGGVTAAGGNPLPARFWGYGTFNQTLLINVDRNSYLLTREGGTETMRLDQVAIGSRPPIQIRTNPRRFRIANPDGFFAFTIVGRLRVGANQPSGIYRGEFTVTLEYE; from the coding sequence ATGACCAGGATTTTCACTCGGGGGCGCTTAGCGCTCGCGACATCGTGCGCCGTGCTCGCGGCGATGATCGGCGGGCCGGCCTATGCGCAGGACAGCACCGGCTCGAGCGATGCGCGCACGCTGGTCGTCACCCCGCTCTCCTTCGTCAAGGACACCGATCTCGATTTCGGACAGATCATCGCCAGCGGCACGGCCGGGACGGTGACCATGGATGTGGACGGGAACATGACGACCACCGGCGGGGTCACGGCCGCGGGCGGCAACCCGCTGCCCGCCCGGTTCTGGGGCTACGGGACCTTCAACCAGACGCTGCTGATCAATGTCGACCGCAACAGCTACCTGCTGACCCGCGAAGGCGGGACCGAGACCATGCGGCTCGACCAGGTCGCGATCGGCAGCCGCCCGCCGATCCAGATTCGCACCAATCCGCGCCGGTTCCGCATCGCCAATCCGGATGGCTTCTTTGCCTTCACCATCGTCGGGCGGCTGCGGGTCGGGGCGAATCAGCCCTCGGGCATCTATCGCGGCGAATTCACCGTCACGCTCGAATACGAATAG